From Zhongshania aliphaticivorans, one genomic window encodes:
- a CDS encoding DUF1853 family protein, producing the protein MQTKHHPLKSELAQLTRFIPDNEALEKTIFSANQYPFRSPLVTALAWSCFSPPLLTSMDCAETKVGTPQLPLTDERKEWLNALDRDDHALRQYMQAHCHSKRLGLVFESLWHFFLQEDPATELIAHNIPVRDGNKTLGEFDVLYYCHNTQQAIHLELAVKFFLGLNASQQQPSLSHWFGPNRADRLDRKLARLSQHQLPLANTVAGREALSKYGISAPAQQIQVSGILFHRDDEKAAHQSLNPMHQRGHWQTLSEYIRLSPNSSESPRWRYLAKPHWLEGQYTNATDLNADHLKLASERPIMAINAEQQRLFIVPDQWPEAI; encoded by the coding sequence ATGCAAACGAAACACCACCCTCTAAAAAGTGAGCTTGCGCAGTTAACGCGCTTTATACCCGACAATGAAGCCCTGGAGAAAACCATTTTTTCTGCAAATCAATATCCGTTTCGCTCCCCGCTAGTCACTGCGCTTGCCTGGAGTTGCTTCAGCCCGCCGCTGCTCACCAGTATGGATTGCGCTGAAACCAAGGTCGGAACACCACAACTGCCTTTGACCGATGAACGCAAAGAATGGCTAAACGCACTCGATCGCGACGACCACGCGCTGCGCCAATATATGCAGGCGCACTGCCACAGCAAGCGACTCGGACTGGTTTTTGAAAGCCTCTGGCATTTTTTCTTACAGGAAGACCCCGCCACCGAATTAATAGCCCACAATATTCCCGTGCGCGATGGCAATAAAACCCTTGGTGAATTTGATGTTCTTTATTATTGCCACAACACCCAACAAGCCATACACCTAGAACTGGCGGTAAAGTTTTTCCTCGGCCTCAATGCCAGCCAACAACAGCCCTCACTCAGCCATTGGTTTGGCCCGAATCGCGCCGACCGCCTCGACCGCAAGCTAGCCCGCCTCAGCCAACACCAATTACCGCTAGCAAACACCGTCGCGGGCCGCGAAGCACTGAGCAAATACGGCATTTCGGCACCGGCCCAGCAAATTCAAGTAAGCGGCATACTCTTTCACCGCGACGACGAAAAGGCCGCCCACCAAAGCCTGAACCCTATGCACCAACGTGGCCACTGGCAGACCCTAAGTGAATATATCCGCCTCTCCCCTAACAGCTCGGAATCACCCCGCTGGCGCTACCTCGCAAAACCGCACTGGCTCGAAGGCCAATATACAAACGCCACCGACCTTAATGCGGATCACCTTAAATTGGCTAGCGAACGGCCTATTATGGCCATTAACGCTGAGCAACAACGCCTTTTTATTGTTCCCGACCAGTGGCCAGAAGCGATCTAA
- the pepN gene encoding aminopeptidase N, translating to MRDAQPSTIYLSEYQVPAYLIDTTALVFELGEESTKVSSQLHIRRNPASTISNAPLALHGTELELISLAIDGRTLDASEWTQSGEQLIIASVPAEFVLSCETRIRPQDNTSLEGLYKSSGMFCTQCEAEGFRKITYYLDRPDVMSVFTVEIIADAQRYPVLLSNGNLSAAEVLADGRHKTVWQDPFPKPAYLFALVAGKLACVEDRFKTMSGRDVALKIYVEDKDADKCEHAMVSLKNAMRWDEEVYGREYDLDIFNIVAVDDFNMGAMENKSLNIFNTSCVLAKPETTTDAGFQRVEGVVAHEYFHNWSGNRVTCRDWFQLSLKEGFTVFRDAEFSADMGSPTVKRVEDVTLLRTAQFAEDAGPMAHPIRPDSFIEISNFYTVTVYEKGAEVVRMIHTLLGPELFRKGSDLYFDRHDGQAVTCEDFVLAMEDASGVDLGQFRNWYSQAGTPKLKVSAEYDAAAQTYTLHVQQSCPATPGQSKKAPFHIPFAVALLGEAGQLALQLQNAALNTETADNTEMVLNVTKAEQSFIFTGIKEEPVPSLLRGFSAPVKLEFDYSREQLLRLMSSDSDGFCRWDASQQLGLAEISQALADIAAEHDVVPESAYLDACRALLSDESLDGAMVAMMLQLPSEAYLAEIFHPVDVLGLHRARETLRLVIAQALRGELLACYSRCASNAVYAADAGQIAQRSLKNTALSYLMLLNDDTGRELATRQFEHSENMTDRLAALNALVNSTAPYKAEALQRFYQNWQHEPLVINQWFQVQAMCRLPGTLETVQGLMAHPAFDIRNPNKVRALIGAFCGQNSVNFHREDGAGYRFLADQVIVLNRSNPQIASRLLVPLTKWRKYLPAAQQLMCAELQRILAQPDLSSDVYEVVSKSVQEYSEE from the coding sequence ATGCGCGACGCGCAGCCGAGTACGATTTATTTAAGTGAATATCAAGTTCCCGCGTATTTGATCGATACGACCGCACTGGTATTTGAGTTAGGTGAAGAAAGCACCAAGGTCTCGTCGCAATTGCACATTCGTCGCAACCCAGCGTCGACAATAAGCAATGCGCCGCTGGCTCTCCACGGCACTGAGCTTGAGTTGATTTCCCTGGCTATTGACGGGCGCACCCTTGACGCCAGTGAGTGGACACAAAGTGGCGAGCAATTGATTATTGCCAGTGTGCCCGCCGAGTTTGTGCTGAGCTGTGAAACCCGCATTCGCCCCCAAGACAATACTTCGCTGGAAGGTTTGTATAAATCCAGTGGTATGTTTTGTACTCAATGCGAAGCCGAGGGCTTTCGCAAAATCACCTATTACCTGGACCGGCCTGATGTCATGTCGGTGTTCACCGTTGAGATTATTGCCGATGCCCAGCGCTACCCGGTACTTCTATCTAATGGCAATTTAAGTGCCGCGGAAGTATTAGCCGACGGTCGCCATAAAACTGTTTGGCAGGATCCATTCCCAAAACCCGCTTATTTATTCGCCTTGGTTGCTGGCAAATTGGCCTGTGTGGAAGACCGGTTTAAAACCATGAGCGGTCGCGATGTGGCGCTTAAAATTTACGTTGAAGACAAAGACGCGGATAAATGCGAGCACGCAATGGTGTCCCTTAAAAACGCAATGCGTTGGGACGAAGAGGTTTATGGCCGAGAATACGATCTTGATATTTTCAATATTGTGGCCGTCGACGATTTTAATATGGGGGCAATGGAAAACAAGAGCCTCAATATTTTCAATACGTCCTGCGTCTTGGCTAAGCCGGAAACTACGACAGACGCCGGTTTTCAGCGGGTGGAAGGGGTTGTTGCCCACGAGTATTTTCATAACTGGTCTGGTAATCGAGTCACTTGCCGCGACTGGTTCCAGCTTAGTTTAAAAGAAGGCTTTACGGTCTTTCGGGATGCCGAGTTTTCTGCTGATATGGGCTCGCCAACAGTCAAGCGCGTAGAAGATGTTACCCTGCTGCGCACCGCGCAATTTGCCGAGGACGCTGGGCCAATGGCGCACCCGATTCGCCCCGATTCCTTTATTGAAATTTCGAATTTTTACACTGTAACAGTGTATGAAAAGGGCGCCGAAGTGGTGCGCATGATTCACACGCTGTTAGGGCCAGAACTGTTCCGTAAGGGCAGTGACCTGTACTTCGATCGTCACGATGGCCAGGCCGTGACCTGCGAAGATTTTGTGTTGGCAATGGAAGACGCCAGCGGCGTAGATCTGGGCCAGTTCCGCAATTGGTATTCTCAGGCCGGTACGCCCAAGCTGAAGGTAAGTGCTGAGTATGACGCCGCCGCACAAACTTATACTCTGCATGTGCAGCAATCCTGCCCGGCAACGCCGGGCCAAAGCAAAAAGGCGCCGTTCCATATTCCCTTTGCTGTGGCGCTATTGGGGGAGGCCGGTCAGCTCGCTTTGCAGTTACAGAATGCGGCGCTAAATACTGAAACCGCAGACAATACCGAAATGGTATTGAACGTGACAAAGGCCGAGCAGAGTTTTATTTTCACGGGAATTAAAGAGGAGCCGGTACCGAGCTTGCTGCGCGGCTTTTCTGCACCAGTGAAACTGGAATTTGATTATAGTCGTGAGCAATTATTGCGCTTGATGAGCAGTGACAGCGACGGTTTCTGTCGCTGGGATGCCAGTCAGCAACTGGGCTTGGCGGAGATTAGTCAAGCGCTTGCTGATATTGCTGCTGAGCATGATGTCGTACCTGAATCAGCGTATTTAGACGCCTGCCGGGCCTTGCTTAGCGATGAATCCCTCGATGGTGCAATGGTGGCAATGATGCTGCAGCTGCCCTCCGAAGCGTATTTGGCCGAGATATTCCACCCTGTTGATGTGCTAGGTCTTCACCGCGCTCGCGAGACCTTGCGCTTGGTAATAGCTCAGGCCTTACGTGGGGAATTGCTGGCGTGTTATTCGCGCTGTGCCAGCAATGCCGTTTATGCTGCAGATGCCGGACAAATAGCCCAGCGCAGCCTGAAAAATACCGCATTGTCATACCTGATGTTATTAAATGACGACACTGGCCGTGAGCTTGCGACTCGCCAATTTGAACACAGTGAAAATATGACAGATCGTTTAGCGGCGCTTAATGCACTGGTAAACAGCACTGCGCCGTATAAGGCTGAAGCGCTTCAGCGCTTTTATCAAAATTGGCAACACGAGCCCTTGGTTATTAATCAATGGTTCCAAGTGCAAGCCATGTGTCGCTTGCCAGGCACGCTTGAAACAGTTCAAGGACTGATGGCGCACCCGGCCTTCGATATTCGTAATCCCAATAAAGTGCGGGCCTTAATCGGTGCATTTTGTGGGCAGAATAGTGTTAATTTTCACCGCGAAGATGGCGCTGGTTATCGCTTCCTTGCCGATCAAGTTATTGTGCTAAATCGCAGCAACCCACAAATTGCGTCTCGCTTATTGGTGCCGCTGACCAAATGGCGAAAATATTTACCGGCGGCGCAGCAGCTGATGTGTGCGGAATTGCAGCGAATTTTAGCGCAGCCGGATTTATCTAGTGATGTGTATGAGGTGGTGTCAAAAAGTGTGCAAGAGTATAGCGAGGAATAA
- a CDS encoding YeaC family protein — protein MDFEQLVDNITPAIYEGLKRAVEIGKWPDGRVLTVEQREHCMAGVIAYDLKMQDETERVGYIDRGKKAEGEVCGDDHSHDDGDQILKWAE, from the coding sequence ATGGATTTTGAACAGTTAGTAGACAATATTACCCCGGCGATTTACGAAGGGCTAAAGCGCGCTGTGGAAATTGGCAAGTGGCCTGATGGTAGGGTGTTAACCGTGGAGCAGCGGGAGCACTGTATGGCTGGGGTTATTGCCTATGACCTAAAAATGCAGGACGAAACTGAGCGGGTAGGTTATATCGACCGCGGTAAAAAGGCCGAGGGTGAAGTGTGTGGCGACGACCATAGTCACGATGATGGTGACCAGATTCTGAAGTGGGCGGAATAA
- a CDS encoding phosphoadenosine phosphosulfate reductase family protein: MDLDLDALNSTLRNASAEEIIRWAVSLNEPIMASTSFSPNAAVMLKLVTDVAPEMPVVWADSGYNVPDAYRVAEQLIKLLKPNLKPYVPLITAEHRNAIMGGIPHPDDNPELHREFTRQVKLEPFNRAFAELAPKIWVTGIRKEETEFRQNLDILSWDGRGILKVAPIFYWTEVDVQAYMSEHKLPSCKHYFDPTKVAENRECGLHTSA, encoded by the coding sequence ATGGATCTTGATCTCGACGCCTTAAATAGTACGCTGCGCAATGCCTCCGCCGAGGAGATTATTCGCTGGGCGGTGTCATTGAATGAGCCGATAATGGCGTCTACCAGCTTTTCACCAAATGCGGCTGTGATGCTGAAGCTTGTGACCGATGTAGCCCCTGAAATGCCGGTGGTTTGGGCGGACAGCGGTTATAATGTGCCCGACGCTTACCGGGTTGCCGAGCAATTGATAAAATTGCTCAAACCGAACCTCAAGCCGTATGTTCCCTTGATTACTGCAGAGCATCGCAATGCCATTATGGGCGGGATACCACACCCAGATGACAACCCTGAGTTGCACCGGGAGTTTACCCGGCAAGTTAAATTAGAGCCGTTTAATCGTGCTTTTGCGGAATTGGCACCCAAGATATGGGTGACGGGTATTCGCAAGGAGGAGACGGAGTTTAGACAAAATCTCGATATATTGTCTTGGGATGGTCGCGGTATTCTGAAGGTCGCCCCAATTTTTTACTGGACCGAGGTTGATGTGCAGGCTTATATGAGTGAACACAAACTGCCAAGTTGTAAGCATTATTTCGACCCCACCAAAGTGGCAGAGAACCGTGAGTGCGGTTTACACACCTCAGCGTAA
- a CDS encoding MarC family protein, with protein sequence MVLSSAVIEAFSVSVTTFFATIGPIDVAAMFAALTGSLSAKERARTALRGVLIATGILLAFAVLGEMILNALGISLAALRAAGGVLLLLIGIDLVTVKGSGATTTTTDEDLEAEEKADIAVFPLATPLIAGPGAIGAVILLMAHAEGNFLEQGAVVVALLLVMAMTLGSLLLASRLQNWLGVTGMHMISRVFGVLLCALAMQFLFDGIAQSGLLAGLAAS encoded by the coding sequence ATGGTATTGAGTAGCGCTGTTATTGAGGCTTTTAGCGTCTCAGTGACCACTTTTTTTGCCACCATTGGCCCTATTGACGTCGCCGCTATGTTTGCTGCGCTAACGGGTAGTCTGTCGGCGAAGGAGCGCGCTCGTACAGCGCTTCGCGGGGTGTTGATCGCCACTGGGATATTGTTGGCGTTTGCGGTACTGGGGGAGATGATACTGAATGCCTTGGGGATCTCGCTGGCGGCGTTACGCGCGGCGGGTGGGGTTTTGCTGCTATTAATTGGCATCGACCTCGTCACGGTAAAAGGCAGTGGGGCCACCACGACCACCACCGATGAAGATTTAGAGGCTGAAGAGAAAGCGGATATTGCTGTGTTTCCCTTGGCGACGCCGCTGATCGCGGGTCCCGGTGCTATTGGTGCGGTGATTTTGTTAATGGCCCATGCCGAGGGCAATTTCCTGGAGCAGGGCGCGGTCGTTGTTGCTTTGCTGTTGGTGATGGCGATGACGCTGGGGTCATTGCTACTGGCGAGCCGTTTGCAAAATTGGCTGGGCGTTACCGGTATGCATATGATTAGCCGAGTATTCGGGGTATTGCTCTGCGCCTTGGCGATGCAGTTTTTGTTTGACGGTATTGCCCAAAGTGGTTTGCTGGCGGGTTTGGCCGCCAGCTAA
- a CDS encoding acetoacetate decarboxylase family protein produces the protein MQDTRILYAEQCVSAAEQEQVTDTLCSKTHEREYQINGQTVTLPVNVNNAAMLMNVFTVNTAKAQALIADSGFKVVEILPGKALMQLLAVDYRENDLGDYNEAAIVFPVTAPGESKPLPFFGVLSRMMRGQLGNFVYRMPVNQGFTTHAGRFIWGFPKWVCHVDIDFGPKTAFAQFHDEGHAVFSISAPTGGKTVAKPQRAPSLAIRNNQAWKTIGITEGEGLSFKLGGQVPEIGEKHPLAMVLRNLGLPKKPLFSLSIRKAKMQFDGPEVVSIGEPFER, from the coding sequence ATGCAGGATACCCGCATCTTATACGCTGAGCAGTGCGTTAGTGCTGCCGAGCAAGAGCAAGTAACAGACACCCTATGCAGTAAAACCCATGAGCGGGAATATCAAATAAACGGGCAAACCGTCACCCTACCCGTCAACGTTAACAACGCCGCCATGCTCATGAATGTGTTTACGGTCAATACCGCTAAAGCGCAAGCACTCATTGCCGACAGCGGATTTAAGGTTGTTGAAATACTGCCTGGCAAGGCGCTCATGCAATTACTCGCCGTCGACTACCGAGAAAACGATTTAGGCGACTACAACGAAGCCGCCATTGTATTTCCAGTCACCGCGCCCGGCGAAAGCAAGCCGTTGCCATTTTTTGGTGTATTAAGCCGAATGATGCGCGGCCAACTTGGCAATTTTGTCTACCGTATGCCCGTCAATCAAGGCTTTACCACCCATGCTGGGCGTTTTATTTGGGGCTTTCCAAAATGGGTTTGTCACGTCGACATTGATTTTGGGCCGAAAACTGCCTTCGCGCAGTTTCATGACGAAGGTCACGCCGTTTTCAGTATCAGCGCACCAACAGGCGGCAAAACCGTCGCTAAACCTCAGCGAGCACCGTCATTGGCAATTCGCAACAACCAGGCTTGGAAAACGATTGGCATTACCGAAGGCGAGGGCTTAAGTTTCAAACTGGGCGGACAAGTGCCTGAGATCGGTGAAAAACACCCGCTCGCAATGGTATTGCGCAATCTCGGCCTACCCAAAAAGCCGCTGTTTAGTTTATCCATCCGCAAAGCCAAAATGCAATTTGATGGCCCAGAGGTTGTGAGCATCGGCGAGCCCTTTGAACGCTAG
- a CDS encoding DUF2797 domain-containing protein: MSERVIAGAVAKMKAHLDGDLAIYSMPIGDQLVPMNALIGKMLTLDFQGQINCVHCGRLTKKSFNQGYCYPCFQRLAQCDICIVSPEKCHYAAGTCREPEWGESHCMIDHVVYLANSSGVKVGITRGTQVPTRWIDQGAVSALPIFRVSTRLQSGLVETLYKNHVADKTSWQAMLKGSPDSVDLAARRDALAVECADDIAALQQRFGLQAIQPITDVPVQHIEYPVSEYPLKVKSFNLDKVPNIAGTLMGIKGQYLIFDTGVINIRKYAGYHLALSSES, encoded by the coding sequence ATGAGCGAACGTGTTATCGCTGGCGCTGTGGCCAAAATGAAAGCCCATTTAGACGGTGATTTGGCCATTTACAGTATGCCGATTGGCGATCAGCTAGTGCCTATGAATGCGCTGATCGGCAAGATGCTGACCCTGGATTTTCAGGGCCAAATTAATTGTGTACACTGCGGCCGCTTGACTAAAAAGAGCTTTAATCAAGGTTATTGCTACCCCTGTTTTCAGCGCTTGGCGCAGTGCGATATTTGTATTGTTAGCCCGGAAAAATGCCACTATGCGGCCGGGACGTGTCGGGAACCTGAGTGGGGCGAAAGTCATTGCATGATTGATCATGTGGTGTATTTGGCAAACTCGTCGGGTGTAAAAGTTGGGATTACGCGAGGTACTCAGGTGCCCACCCGTTGGATTGATCAAGGCGCGGTTAGCGCCTTGCCGATTTTTCGCGTTAGCACCCGATTGCAGTCGGGTCTAGTGGAAACCCTTTACAAAAATCACGTTGCCGATAAAACCAGCTGGCAGGCCATGTTAAAAGGCTCTCCAGACAGTGTTGATTTAGCTGCACGACGTGATGCACTTGCCGTTGAGTGCGCCGACGACATTGCTGCCCTGCAGCAGCGCTTTGGCTTGCAGGCAATTCAGCCAATTACCGATGTCCCGGTACAGCATATTGAATATCCGGTGAGTGAATATCCCCTTAAAGTAAAATCCTTTAATTTAGACAAAGTGCCTAATATTGCGGGCACCTTGATGGGGATTAAAGGGCAGTACCTGATTTTTGACACTGGCGTGATTAATATCCGCAAATACGCCGGTTACCACCTTGCATTAAGTAGTGAGTCTTAG
- a CDS encoding 1-aminocyclopropane-1-carboxylate deaminase/D-cysteine desulfhydrase has translation MVSSLIHRAFVKKGVTVDILRLDKMHALAPGNKWFKLALNLSAAKAAGAETLLSFGGAFSNHLHALAAIAQDQGLAAVACVRADAGRDLSPTLQDAVAWGMHLHFLSRSDYRRRHDVGFVAELASQYKHPYLIPEGGANVLGAQGCRDIVELIPGNGRDYNAVVLACGTGTTLAGVSAQIADGVQLIGIPVLKAQAYMAADIQRLQLALDHHRANWSLDHRFHGGAYARLSAPLLEFMLGFEARYGIRLDPVYTAKMAYAVDCMINNGEFAEGARVLLIHSGGLQGRRGYPQLL, from the coding sequence ATGGTGTCGAGTTTGATACACCGGGCTTTTGTTAAGAAGGGCGTGACGGTGGATATCTTGCGCCTAGATAAAATGCATGCGCTAGCACCGGGCAATAAGTGGTTTAAATTGGCCCTGAATTTATCGGCGGCAAAAGCGGCTGGCGCGGAAACCTTACTCAGCTTTGGTGGTGCCTTCTCAAATCATCTTCATGCTTTGGCTGCAATTGCCCAAGATCAGGGGCTTGCTGCGGTGGCCTGCGTTCGCGCTGATGCTGGGCGTGACTTAAGTCCAACCCTGCAAGACGCCGTTGCATGGGGAATGCATTTACATTTTTTGAGTCGCAGTGATTATCGCCGTCGTCACGACGTGGGGTTTGTCGCTGAGCTTGCCTCCCAGTATAAACACCCCTACCTCATACCTGAAGGCGGCGCCAATGTGCTAGGTGCCCAGGGCTGTCGCGATATTGTCGAACTGATTCCGGGAAATGGGCGGGATTATAATGCCGTGGTGTTAGCTTGCGGTACGGGCACAACCTTGGCGGGCGTATCAGCGCAAATTGCGGACGGGGTTCAGCTTATTGGTATTCCGGTGCTAAAAGCGCAGGCGTATATGGCCGCTGATATTCAGCGCTTGCAGCTCGCCCTCGATCATCATCGAGCGAATTGGTCGCTGGATCATCGATTTCATGGCGGCGCCTACGCGCGGCTATCGGCGCCGCTGCTAGAATTTATGCTCGGCTTTGAGGCGCGCTACGGTATTCGACTTGACCCGGTGTATACCGCAAAGATGGCTTATGCCGTGGATTGCATGATTAATAACGGCGAGTTTGCCGAAGGGGCTCGGGTGTTGCTTATTCACAGTGGTGGCTTGCAGGGGCGTCGGGGCTATCCTCAACTACTTTAG
- a CDS encoding quinone-dependent dihydroorotate dehydrogenase: MYAVLRRLLFCLSPERAHHLSLVLISLLERCGLSRLLARPIPRQSRVVMGIEFPNPVGLAAGLDKDAKHINGLAALGFGFIEVGTVTPLAQPGNPQPRLFRLPEAQAIINRMGFNNLGLEHLLAQVKASGFTGVLGINIGKNKDTPAERAVDDYLLGLRSVYPYASYITVNLSSPNTPGLRDLQFGQPLIDLLAALKQAQLSLADTHGKYVPMAVKIAPDMAEDDIRKVAEVFVEQGIDGVIATNTTIARDAVAGLPHGDEMGGLSGAPVRDSSTRVIRILADALQGRLPIIGVGGISDGESAAEKIAAGASLVQVYTGFIYRGPALIAEAAAAIAKTEAA; this comes from the coding sequence ATGTATGCTGTTTTACGCCGCTTATTATTTTGTTTGTCCCCTGAGCGTGCTCACCATCTGTCTTTAGTTTTAATCTCTCTGCTTGAACGCTGCGGCTTAAGCCGTTTGTTGGCACGTCCGATACCCCGCCAGAGCCGTGTCGTTATGGGAATCGAATTCCCTAATCCAGTGGGCTTAGCGGCGGGCTTAGACAAAGACGCTAAACATATTAACGGGCTGGCGGCCTTGGGTTTCGGTTTTATTGAAGTTGGCACGGTGACCCCTTTGGCGCAGCCCGGTAATCCGCAGCCACGTCTATTTAGGCTGCCGGAAGCCCAAGCGATTATTAATCGTATGGGCTTTAACAACCTTGGTCTTGAGCATTTGCTAGCTCAGGTTAAAGCCAGCGGCTTTACTGGGGTCTTGGGTATTAATATTGGTAAAAACAAAGACACGCCAGCCGAGCGTGCCGTAGATGACTATCTGCTTGGCTTGCGCAGCGTGTATCCCTATGCGAGTTATATCACCGTTAATTTGTCTTCACCAAACACACCTGGTTTGCGGGATCTACAGTTTGGACAACCTTTAATCGACTTGTTGGCGGCATTAAAACAGGCGCAATTGAGCTTGGCCGACACACACGGTAAATATGTGCCAATGGCGGTAAAGATAGCGCCGGATATGGCTGAGGACGATATCCGCAAGGTTGCCGAGGTGTTTGTTGAACAGGGCATTGATGGTGTTATCGCCACCAATACCACCATCGCCCGCGATGCTGTTGCCGGTTTACCTCATGGCGATGAGATGGGGGGCTTGAGCGGCGCGCCGGTACGAGATAGCTCAACTCGGGTTATTCGAATATTGGCTGACGCCTTGCAGGGCCGTCTGCCTATTATCGGCGTGGGCGGTATTAGCGACGGGGAATCAGCGGCTGAAAAAATAGCGGCCGGGGCGTCTCTGGTTCAGGTTTATACCGGCTTTATATATCGCGGCCCGGCTTTAATTGCCGAGGCGGCGGCCGCTATCGCAAAGACCGAGGCTGCCTAA
- a CDS encoding rhomboid family intramembrane serine protease, with protein sequence MSEFVGLRLPVTADLEEFSALLCQLSVPHRISEERGMLVVWVGAESHVAQVKALYERLQSGDLELRLESTAVTAKAPSTWFRNLATAPVVVVLLLLSLLGSILPVVDRHFEILPLLSFYQLHLVGGDLQGAWPRGELWRVITPAFLHFGLMHIVFNALWLWELGGMIERRQGAVRILGLVLLIAAGSNIAQAMTGVSLFGGMSGVIYGLLGYIVVWNRLRPATPFPLVKGVAAVMVVWLLVCMAGFTELLGLGAVANTAHLSGLVLGLILGLAAALLDRKPESSPS encoded by the coding sequence ATGTCTGAGTTTGTCGGTTTGCGTCTTCCCGTTACCGCGGATCTAGAAGAATTTTCGGCGCTACTGTGTCAGTTATCGGTGCCCCATCGAATTAGCGAAGAGCGGGGTATGTTGGTGGTGTGGGTTGGCGCCGAGTCTCATGTGGCGCAGGTCAAAGCCTTGTATGAGCGCCTGCAGTCCGGCGACCTTGAGCTAAGACTTGAGTCGACAGCGGTCACCGCGAAGGCGCCATCAACGTGGTTTCGCAATTTGGCGACAGCGCCAGTCGTGGTGGTTTTATTACTGCTGAGTTTGCTTGGGAGTATCTTGCCGGTAGTTGACCGCCATTTTGAAATCCTGCCATTGCTGAGTTTTTATCAGTTGCACCTTGTCGGTGGCGATTTGCAGGGCGCGTGGCCTCGGGGTGAGTTGTGGCGGGTGATTACCCCTGCTTTTTTGCATTTTGGTCTTATGCATATTGTCTTTAATGCCCTGTGGCTTTGGGAACTTGGCGGTATGATCGAGCGACGCCAAGGTGCGGTGCGCATTTTAGGTCTGGTTTTATTGATTGCAGCGGGCTCCAATATTGCACAGGCAATGACTGGCGTGTCGCTATTTGGCGGTATGTCCGGTGTGATTTACGGCCTTTTGGGTTATATCGTGGTGTGGAACCGCTTGCGGCCGGCGACGCCATTTCCTTTGGTTAAGGGCGTTGCGGCGGTGATGGTGGTTTGGTTGCTCGTGTGTATGGCCGGCTTTACTGAATTGCTTGGGCTTGGCGCAGTGGCAAACACTGCGCACCTCAGCGGTTTGGTTTTGGGTTTAATTCTAGGTTTGGCCGCCGCTTTATTAGATCGTAAACCAGAATCAAGCCCGAGCTGA
- a CDS encoding NAD(+) kinase has protein sequence MEQFRNIGVIGREGNGVAETLRRLIDFLQSRDLSVVLDEAVSELLPDHGLRVSTRRMIGEVCDLIIVVGGDGSLLGAARTLARHNAPVLGVNRGRLGFLTDISPDEIESQVGAVLDGHYRLEKRFLLDVEVIRDGQPVGKGDALNDVVLNSGTSGHMMEFELYVDGEFVYRQRSDGLIIATPTGSTAYSLSAGGPIMHPRLDAIVIVPMFPHTLSSRPIVIDGKSEIKMVVGKTNVVQPPVTCDGQLRITTQPGDVIYVRKKPHKMRLVHPLDHSFYASCRDKLGWGGQIGKEDEDV, from the coding sequence ATGGAACAGTTTCGCAATATAGGTGTGATCGGCCGTGAGGGCAACGGTGTGGCGGAGACGCTGCGGCGCTTGATCGACTTTTTACAAAGCCGAGACCTGAGTGTGGTACTCGATGAGGCGGTCTCTGAGCTTTTACCAGACCATGGTTTGCGCGTCTCTACTCGTCGTATGATTGGTGAGGTTTGCGACCTCATTATTGTGGTGGGGGGCGATGGTAGTTTACTGGGGGCGGCGCGTACTTTGGCGAGACATAATGCGCCCGTACTCGGCGTAAATCGCGGACGGCTTGGTTTTTTAACCGATATTTCGCCAGATGAGATCGAAAGCCAAGTTGGCGCCGTTCTAGATGGTCATTACCGTTTAGAAAAGCGATTTTTGCTCGACGTCGAAGTGATTCGCGACGGCCAGCCCGTCGGCAAGGGCGACGCCCTCAATGATGTTGTGCTGAACTCGGGTACCTCGGGGCATATGATGGAGTTTGAACTCTATGTAGACGGCGAGTTTGTCTACCGTCAACGTTCTGACGGCTTAATTATTGCCACCCCCACGGGTTCCACCGCGTATTCCTTGTCGGCAGGGGGGCCAATCATGCACCCGCGCTTGGATGCCATCGTTATTGTCCCTATGTTCCCGCACACGCTGAGTAGTCGGCCGATCGTGATTGACGGTAAAAGCGAAATTAAGATGGTGGTAGGAAAAACGAATGTGGTTCAGCCGCCGGTAACCTGCGACGGTCAATTGCGTATTACCACCCAGCCGGGCGATGTTATTTATGTGCGTAAAAAGCCCCATAAGATGCGTTTGGTGCATCCTTTAGATCACAGCTTTTATGCCAGTTGTCGCGACAAATTGGGCTGGGGTGGGCAAATTGGTAAAGAGGATGAGGATGTCTGA